The DNA window CCTAAAGTGTATATAGTACTGTGCTAGGTATGGGGAAATGAGACACAAAGACAAAAACCACAGCTTCTGTCTTCGGGGAGACGTACATTATGTTGAGGGAGACAGATGCCGTTAACCACAGTACAAGTCAGACTAGCTGTGAGACTAGTTAACAATGAGCTATAGAATCGTGAGGAAAGGAAAGATTAGTTAGAAGGCAGAATCAGAGGAGTCAAAGGAGGCTTCCCAGGAGAGgtaatattcatattcataaaaaatagttattgagcacctactatgtgccaggaactagaTTAGTCATATGGAtacaaaaaatgaatgaaacagacataTTATGTCTTCATAGAACAACAGAGAAGGTGgatgaataattatttaattacaattaTGCTAAGTTCTGTGAAAGAAATACAGGGATGAATGAGAACATATTACAAAGGGACATAATCTAGATGAGGAAGTCAGGAAAGGTGCCCTCATGAAGTGACATTCAAGCTGAGAGCTAAAGGATGAAGAGTAGGTATGTAGGCAAGGAGGATGAGGATAATTGTTCTGTGCAGCTGTACAGAATGTGTAAGGGCCCTGTGGTAGGAAGTTGGCAGGGAGTTGGAAAAGGTCATTGTAATGAGATCAGAGAGCAAAGTGGAGAGTGGCATGAGATGTGACAGGAGACATGAGACGTTACCAGATCATGTAGGGCCTTGGGGCCTGCATTCATGACATGGGCTTTCCCTTAAGAGCCATGAGAAGCACTGGAAGGTTTTAAGCATGGGGGTCACGTGTTATTAAAAGATTATAGAGAATGGATGGACGGAAACAAGAGCAGACCTAGGCAGACCAGATTGGAGGCGACTGTAGGAGGCCAGACGAGAGATGCCATCATCTCTTGGGTCATGATACTGGCTGTGGAAGTGGAGAAGAAGTTGATAGATCtgagaaatatttaggaagtTGAGTTGATAGGATTTGGTGTTTGAATGGATGTATTGAGGGTGGGGAAAACGTTGTTTACAGAGCTAGCAAATATTCTGGGAGGACCAAATTTGGATGGGAGAATGGTAGAATTTCAGGATGCATAAGAGCCATTCAAGTGGCTATGTCCACTAGCGAATTGGATAGATAGATTTGGAGCTCAGAGAAGTCTGGACTAGAGATACAGATTTAGGAATCATTTAGACAATAATTGAAGCCACAGCTGTAGTGATCACTAGAGGGTGGCatgagaagaaaaacaggatGTAGGACTTAGTGTTAGTGAACTCCAACACTTAAGGTTGGGGTTGAATGAGATCAACTGGTTAAGGAGACTGAAACTGAGCAACCAGGACTCCTAGGAGCTgtaggaagaaaaccagaaaagttCAGGGCCATGAAAACCATGGGCAGTGAGTCTGACAAAGAAGGAAGTGGATGATTGAAAGGGGCCCACTGGAATTGGCCGTGGAGTTCACTGATGTCCCTGGTAAGGGAAATTTCTATTGAGCGGCTGGAGGAGAAGCCATATGAGATCGAGTGGTGGCATGAAGAGAAGGTGAGGCTCGGTAGACAGGGACAAAGGTAGGAGGACATTTCAGGCCAAGgagcagcatgagcaaaggcatggAGATGTGAAAAAGTAGTGTGTTTGGAGGATCTTAAACAAACCAGAGGGACTAGAGACCTGAGTATTTAAGAGGGTAAGGTGGGGAAGGATGGCTGAAGACCATGCTGAAAAGGGAGACAAAGAATGTGAACCACCTGAATGCAAAGGACAAAAGGAGGGAACATTATTTCTTGAATGACTTCTATGCTCTGGGagttttcacatacattatctcacttaatcctcttGTAAACTCTGTGAGTCACGTAAACATTTTTATCCTTACTTCTCCCACTGAGAAAAGAGCTGTTCATAGAAGATGAATAATTTCCTCAGAGTCGTAAATCTTGTCAGTAATGGGAATCCAGTCTCCCTCTCATATGGGAGGATCTGGGCAAATGCCCGGCCAGGTGGTAACATCAGGTGGGGAGAACAGGGCCGGAATCCCTTTTATCCAGCGCCGTAGTGTCAGGTGAGTTAGCCAAAGCAGAGAAAGGATAGTCCAGAAACCAAAGCCAAGTGCAACACGAAAATAGTTCAAGAGTCAAATGGTCCATCCAAAAGTCAGGTTGCCAGAGCCAAGAGAGGTTAGTCTACAAAGCCCAAATCCCACCCAGTAATTGGTCTGAAAGCCAAGTTAATCACAAGCAGTGGAGTTTGATGAAAGAAAGGGCTAGGAAGCCAGGAAACGTCAGAAGTGGGCCAGCCACCAGCTAAGCCTCAAGCTTCCATTTGAGCTGGCATTCAGATCTTGGGGATTTGAAGATGGGGAAGAAGTGAGGAGACAGATTCTGTAGAGTTGAACAACTAAACAACTAGGCTCTCTAGAGAATAACATGATTGGAAATGTTTTGTAGACAGATTCTTCTGGTGGCTCTATGAAGAAGCACCTCGAGATTTCAGATAACAGCACCTCCTCAATCTGGATCTCATATGGAAGGTAAAGCTAACTGGGGCCCAGTCCACAGATTCAACTCCCCTCTGCAGAGTGGAACATGGGTAGGCCACTGGCTTGGTCCTTGAACTTGAGGAATTACACTTGATTTATATCCtacaggaagaaaatatgaagACCCCAAAGAGAAGCACCAAGCACAGACCTGGCATATCCAGAATGCTGGAGGAAGCAGGAACTATCAGGCAAGCCAAGGCTATGTGCGTTATTAAGGGCTTACTTAAAAATAAGTCTTCTCATTGGTACAATACTTTATGATTCATTGTTTCATTTGAGACTCACAACCACTCcctgaagtaggtattatttctCTCCCCCTGTTCTGATTTCtttaaacagatgaggaaactgtggctggGGCAAGGTAAGAGATGCCCAGATTCACACAACTGTGTGAAGGTCAGAATTGGAACTGGAACCCAAGTTTTGTTTTATGCAAATTCTGTGTCTGTTTCAGCTACGGAAAAGACattggtcagggaaggcttcacagaggaggtgcttGAACTCCCAAGTGGCAGGGCAGCAAGTGCAGAAGGGTGACAGGGTCCTCTGGACATAAAGATGCAACATGGCACAGccagataaacaaaacatggttTCTAGAAtgggagctccttgaggacaggaagaTCCAGTTCCTTGAATGGGACCTGGGTTTTGGCAGGTGCTGGATAACTCTTTGAAGGAATGGAATACAGATTCTGTACAGGAGTAGCtggaagggaggctgggaagtaaGGCAGGGGTCAGAAGATGGAGAGCCTTTTATACAACAgagaaggtggaggaggaggggaggggaccaGGTTGCAAGAGCAGAGAACAGGTGAGGAGAGAATCAGCTGGAAGGTGGttccaggagagagaagaggaaggccaGAACTAAACCAGGGTAGGGAGAAGAAAGGACAGAGTAAAGAAACATTTGGGAGTCAGGATACCCGGTGACACCCTGCAAGGGAGCAGTGACATGTACCGTCTGCAAGCAGAAAGGCTGGAGCATTGGAGAGATGGAGGATGGTGGCTGTGGAGCAACAATGTTGGGTGGTGTATcaccccctttcccccaccaGGTAAGCGGCTGCAACCTCAGCAGTCACTCCAGGCGGTTGCATgccagaaagggtggggcctCCCGGACTGGGGAAGGCAGCAGCAACCTGCCGGATGCGGGTTAACAAAGGCAGGACTACAACTCCCAGCATGCTCAGGCCCAGTGGGGTGACGGCGGGCGGTGGCTGCGCTGCACCCGCCTGGTGGGCGCAGGACGTGGGTCGGCCCCCGAGCCTGTCATTCCGGAGGGGTCTGCTGGGGTGCGGGTCGGCGATGCACCCCTGGACCCCGCGCACCGGCATCGCTGGGCTCGCATCTCCCGCCCCGCGGCCCCTCCCCTTGCCCCACCCCAGCCGGGCGGCTTAGCTGGGGCCGCAGCGCGGCTGCAACATCACTCTCGCCGCCGCTGCTCCGCCCCATccccttctgtttttctctcattctcgGGTGGCGGCAGCGGAGAAGGCggaggcagaggcagcagcagcagcgctgGCTGCGATGAATGATCCCCCAGCTGGGGGAGAGGACTCCAGGTGAGCCTCTGCCCTCTGGAGGGCCGGGACCCCCGGCCGCCCAGGACCTGCAGCCACCGCCATGGATCCCTAGAGgcgggggtggaggaggaggagaagacagCCCTGCCGCCCACCCCCAtcccattttcctcttcctttatctcattgtTGCCATAGCTGTTTACGGCAGCGCTCCTCTGCCCCAGCATGGGGCGGGCTCCCGGCACTGCCATTCGGCCGGCGCGGCTCCCGCGGCTGCCCGGGGGTTCTGCCTAATTCTCTCTGCCCAGCCGGTGCAGCGGAGAGTGGAGGAGGCCCGGACTGCAGCAGCGGCGGGGCCACCTCCCAGCATCCCCACCCTAGGAGGCTGCATGCGGATTGAAGAGCGGAGCCTGGGGGCTGGGCCGGCCCTGCTGATACCTACCTAGGGGGGACCACCGGACTGCCCGGGCTGCGGAGGGGGCCGCGGGCCGGGAAAGATAGAGGAGCAAGATGGCCAGTAAAACCAAGGCCAGCGAGGCCCTGAAGGTGGTGGCCCGGTGCCGACCCCTCAGCCGGAAGGAGGACGCTGCTGGTCACGAGCAGATTCTGACCATGGATGTGAAACTGGGCCAGGTGACCCTGCGGAACCCCCGCGCTGCCCTGGGGGAGCTGCCCAAGACCTTCACCTTTGATGCCGTGTATGATGCCAGCTCCAAGCAGGCTGATTTGTATGATGAAACTGTGAGGCCCCTGGTAGACTCGGTGCTTCAGGGTTTCAATGGCACGGTGTTTGCCTATGGCCAGACGGGCACTGGCAAGACCTACACCATGCAAGGGACCTGGGTGGAACCAGAGCTTCGTGGGGTCATCCCCAATGCCTTTGAGCACATCTTCACCCACATCTCCCGCTCCCAAAACCAGCAGTACCTGGTCAGGGCTTCCTACCTGGAGATCTACCAGGAGGAGATTCGAGACCTGCTCTCCAAGGAGCCCGGCAAGAGGCTGGAGCTGAAGGAAAACCCGGAGACAGGTGTCTACATCAAGGACCTCTCCTCCTTCGTCACCAAGAATGTCAAGGAGATCGAGCATGTGATGAATCTGGGGAACCAGACCCGGGCGGTGGGTAGCACACACATGAATGAGGTCAGCTCCCGCTCCCATGCCATCTTCGTCATCACTGTGGAGTGCAGTGAGCGTGGCTCTGATGGCCAGGACCACATCCGTGTGGGCAAGCTCAATCTGGTGGACCTGGCTGGCAGTGAGCGGCAGAATAAGGCAGGCCCCAACACAGCTGGGGGGACAGCCACACAGTCCACCGGGATTGGCGGCGGTGGAGGGGGCGGTGGTGGTGGAGAGAGGCCTAAGGAAGCCTCCAAAATCAACCTCTCGCTGTCTGCCCTGGGCAACGTGATCGCTGCTCTGGCGGGCAACAGGAGCACCCATATTCCCTACCGGGACTCCAAGCTGACCCGGCTCCTCCAGGACTCTCTCGGGGGGAACGCCAAGACCATCATGGTGGCCACCCTGGGGCCAGCTTCTCACAGCTACGACGAGAGCCTCTCCACCCTGCGCTTTGCCAACCGGGCCAAGAACATCAAGAACAAGCCCCGGGTGAACGAAGACCCCAAGGACACGCTGCTGCGGGAATTCCAGGAGGAGATCGCCCGCCTGAAGGCCCAGCTGGAGAAGAAAGGGATGCTGGGGAAGCGGCTCCGGAGGAAGAGCAGCCGCAGGAAGAAGGCTGTGTCAGCCCCGGCCGGGTACCCCGAGGGGCCAGTGGTGGAGGCCTGGGTGGCCGAAGAGGAGGATGATAATAACAACAACCACCGCCCGCCCCCGCCCAGCCTGGAGTCCACCTGGGACAAGAACATGGAGAATTACCTCCAGGAGCAGAAGGAGcggctggaggaggagaaggcggCCATCCAGGATGACCGCAGCCTGGTGAGCGAGGAGAAGCAGAAGCTgctggaggagaaggaaaagatgcTGGAGGACCTGAGACGTGAGCAGCAGGCCACAGAGCTGCTCGCAGCCAAGTACAAGGTAAGGGCCCCAGAGGGAGCAGGGGCATCCAGAGGTCCCCAGAGGGATCTGAGCCAGCAGGTCTGTGACATGGCTTGAAGCATCGTGTCGTCCCCTTGCACCATACACTGCCTTCCTGCCAAATACTCCCCTGGAACAGCCAGGTAAATTCCAGGCAGAGCCTCCCAGGGGCACCTAAGAGGATggacgcacacacacagacacacacacacaaacacacacacacacacacacagagcaacgCAGGCAGGTGGTCTCTCAATGAGCGTGGGCTGGTCTGACCTGCTGCATGTCAGTCTCTGCCAGTGGCCCCCTAATAGCGGTCAAGTCCACGGGACGGCCAGGCAGGCCCTCAGCCTCATCTGGGGTGGGTTCTCACTCTTGCAGAGCCTCCTCCCTGTGACCTCCCTCTGCAGCACCTTCAGACCTTACACTGTTTTAATAATATCTGACATTTGGATAGCATTTCACAGTTAACAAAATGCCCCCCGTACACgatctcatttgatctttacaGTAGCCATCCAGGGTGCTGGTCCttaaatccccattttacaggtgaggaactaaggctcagagaaatgacaTGTCCATGGTTACATGCTAcgaaatggcagagctgagcagGAACCCATGGGCCTCGTGCTCTTTCAGTTCTTGGATGGCAAGGGGGGACTAGGAATGGATTCTACTCCCTGCAAAAGCAGTCCACGGGGCCCATGCGGGGCAGGCGCCACTGCATGGTATCATTTGGGGAATCACTCAGAGGCTGGAAAGAGCACGGGGCTCCACACCGGAGACCTAGAGTGTCGGCCCAGCTCTTCTACAGCTTATTGAGAGACCTTGTGTAagttgcttcctttttttcctcaaacCTCAGTTTCTGATTTTGTAAAATAGAAGGTTGGCCTGGGAGATTTCTGAGACTCTTCCAACCCGATCATTTTTGACCTGTATTAATTTGAGAAGCAAACCAGCTGACCCCCACACCTACGCCTTATCCCAGTAAGATCCAGTTCCCGTCGCCCTGAGAGGTATCAGGGCCTCTGTCCTTCCGGAGCTGATCCTCCCCCGGGGAGCCTCCAGGCCGGaggtggagctgagctgcagagGCCCCACCAGGCCAGCCACAGACCTGCTAAATTTCAGTGCTGCAGATGTTCCTGGCATTTTTAGGTCCCTGGAGTCCTCAAccctggagggtgggaggaaggacaCAAGGAACCATGAGCTGGTCGCTTCCTGGGGAAAGCCAAACATtgccatttcttatttcttctcagGAGCATGGGCTCCTGAGGCAGGGAAGCCCAGTCTGGAGAGGGAGAGCTGTAGCCGCCGGAAGGTGACAGATGAGCTGGATGCCATTGTCTGTTATGGGACTGCTGCTGCACCAGGGGCTCTGGCCTTGcagatttaatatttaattcaccTCCACGAGCTCAGAAACGGTTATGCTTAGCCACTTCCTCAAAGAAAGGATCAGGAGCCTGCACATGTGGGTCCATCTGAGAGAAGCAGGATGTTAAAGGCAGAACAGTTAGACTCAGATCTCCCTAGGAGGAAGGGAATCCAGGGAGTCTGCTGCTTTCCACTGGGAAATCTTACCCGGGCCATCTGTCATTGGGGTCATTACCAAGAATGACCCCACTGCCTCACCCCTTGCTCCCCTtcacaccccaccaccaccccttaaGGCTGGGAGGTAATGGAGGCTAAGAGAGGATAGAAGCAGACTTCATCCCTGAGGAAATGGGTGGAGGGGACAGAGCTAAGACTCCAAGGGATTCTTCCCATTGGGAACAATGGGATTTCCCAGTGTTGGTGACTGACTGGCTCCCTCTGTAAGATTCGTGGATCTAAGGCAATGTGAGGCGCAGATAATAGGACAGTCAAGAGATCAGGGCAGCTCATGCCAGCAGTCCTGCACCGGAGGCATAGCCCTCAAAGCTGGCAGGGGCCCTGGAGAACCGAGCCTgagacttgcccagggccacataGGTAAGTTAAGGAGAGCCCAGATGCTATATTTGGCCCATCCTCTTTCCATTACACAGAGTCCCGATGTTACCTATGCTACTTGATAATTAGGGTAATTCGTTTTTATGTAATACTTGGACATCTTGATCTCTTATAATCTCCCAGAAACCCCAAGAGATaagtattatttccatttgacagTTAATGAAAACCAAGACTGGGGAGGTTGAGTGACTGTCTCAGTGACCCTGGCTGGTAAGTGggagagccaggactggaacccaggtttTTTGATGGCGCCAGACCTGTGTTCTTTCTAAGTCATCATGGAGCCCTCCATGTTTGCTCACTGTGTGACTCAGGGCAAAGGCCTTTGCCTCTGAGGCCTCAGGTTTCCATTCCCTAAGGAGGAGAAGTCTGACATAGCTCTCTGGGGAGTGGGTGAAATGGTTATTGTGTGCTGGGCTTTCAGATGTAAGCAAAGGGGGAGGGGTGCCTGGGAAATTCCGGGAGAGGAATGATTCCATATCCTGTGACTTCTCATCAGGCCCAGCCCAGGACAGCAATGAGCAAGCCCAGAATGGAGCCTAGACAGAGGACCCCATCCTCCTTGTAGCCGCTGTGGCACCACCTGGTTCAGTGTTAGGTGTTTCTAGGATGGAGGAAACAATTTGAGGGCTCTTGAGGGATCCA is part of the Rhinolophus ferrumequinum isolate MPI-CBG mRhiFer1 chromosome 13, mRhiFer1_v1.p, whole genome shotgun sequence genome and encodes:
- the KIF3C gene encoding kinesin-like protein KIF3C: MASKTKASEALKVVARCRPLSRKEDAAGHEQILTMDVKLGQVTLRNPRAALGELPKTFTFDAVYDASSKQADLYDETVRPLVDSVLQGFNGTVFAYGQTGTGKTYTMQGTWVEPELRGVIPNAFEHIFTHISRSQNQQYLVRASYLEIYQEEIRDLLSKEPGKRLELKENPETGVYIKDLSSFVTKNVKEIEHVMNLGNQTRAVGSTHMNEVSSRSHAIFVITVECSERGSDGQDHIRVGKLNLVDLAGSERQNKAGPNTAGGTATQSTGIGGGGGGGGGGERPKEASKINLSLSALGNVIAALAGNRSTHIPYRDSKLTRLLQDSLGGNAKTIMVATLGPASHSYDESLSTLRFANRAKNIKNKPRVNEDPKDTLLREFQEEIARLKAQLEKKGMLGKRLRRKSSRRKKAVSAPAGYPEGPVVEAWVAEEEDDNNNNHRPPPPSLESTWDKNMENYLQEQKERLEEEKAAIQDDRSLVSEEKQKLLEEKEKMLEDLRREQQATELLAAKYKAMESKLLIGGRNIMDHTNEQQKMLELKRQEIAEQKRREREMQQEMMLRDEETMELRGTYTSLQQEVEVKTKKLKKLYAKLQAVKAEIQDQHDEYIRVRQDLEEAQNEQTRELKLKYLIIENFIPPEEKNKIMNRLFLDCEEEQWKFQPLVPAGLNNSQMKKRPTSAVGYKRPISQYARVAMAMGSHPRYRAENIMFLELDVSPPAVFEMEFSHDQEQDPRALHMERLMRLDSFLERPSTSKVRKSRSWCQSPQRPPPSTTHASLASAALRPATVLDHE